The Pseudoxanthomonas sp. SL93 genome segment AGGGCCTGCGCGGGTTCTTCCTGCAGGACGCCGGTGACGGCAATGCGACGACCTCCGACGCGCTGTTCGTCGCGCTCGAAGAAGGCACACCCGCGCCCACCGTCAACGCAGGCGACCGCGTCCGCGTGCGCGGCGTGGTGGGCGAACGCAAGGCGGGCGGCAACGACACGCTCACCGCGCTGCATGCACCGGGGGTGCAGGCACGCGGCAAGGGTGGCATCGCGCCCGTCGTGCTGACCGCGCAGCCGGACGACTGGGAACCCTACGAAGGCATGCTCGTCCGCATCGATGCCCCGCTCACGCTGAGCGGCACCGATGCGCTGGGCCGTTTCGGCGAACTCACCACCAGCTTCGGCGGCCGCCTGTGGCAGCCCACCGAAATCGCCGCGCCCGGCAGTGCGGACGCCAAGCGCATCGTCGCGGACAACGCGCGCCGCACGCTGGTGCTGGACGACGGCAGCGCCCAGCGCGACCCCGCCGGCGTCTGGTACGTGAAGGACGGCCAGCCCCTGCGCACCGGCACCGCGGTGACCGGCGTGCAGGGCATCGTCGATGCGCGGCACGGCGGCTGGCGCCTGCAGCTGACCGCCGCGCCGACCATCGCCGCGCCGGAACGCCCGGCGGCACCGCAGGTCGCAGGCAACGTGCGCGTGGCCGCGTTCAACCTGGAAAACCTGTTCAACGGCGATGGCCAGGGCGGCGGCTTCCCCACCGAACGCGGCGCCAAGACGGCCGCGCAGTACCAGGCGCAGATGCAGAAGCTGGTCGGCACCATCCGCGGCCTGAACCCCGACATCGCCGCGCTGATGGAACTGGAGAACGACGGCTACGGCGCCGATTCCAGCCTGGCGCAGCTGGTCGCGGCACTGAACGCCGGCGGCGGCACGTGGCGCTTCATCGACGCCAAGCAGGGCCCGGGGCCGGACACCATCCGCGTGGGCATCATCTACCGCAGCGACAAGGTGAAGCCCACCGGCACACCCGCCACGCTGCAGGAAGGCCCATTCGGCGAACGCAGCCGCAGCCCGCTGGCGCAGGCGTTCGTGCGCGGCAAGAGTGCGCCCTTCGTCGTGGTCGCCAACCACTTCAAGTCGAAGGGCTGTTCGGAAAGCAGCGGCGCCGACGCCGACCAGAAGGACGGCGCCGGCTGCTGGAACGCGCTGCGCGTGGCGTCGTCCCAGCGCTTGGACGCGTGGCTGAAGACCGACCCCACCCGCACCCGCAGCGACCGCGTGGTCATGCTCGGCGACTTCAATGCCTACGCGATGGAAGACCCGATGCGCTGGTTGCGCGACGACGCGGGGTGGGTGGATGCGTTCAAGCAGGCCGGCATCGCACAGCCCTACAGCTACGTGTACAGCGGCCTCAGTGGCCGCCTCGACCACGCCCTGCTCACCCCGTCACTGGCGAAGCAGCTGCGCGGCGCCGCGGAGTGGCACATCAACGCCGACGAACAGGATGCGCAGGGCTACGCCGACGGCGACCCCGCCGTGCCCTACCGCAGCTCCGACCACGACCCGCTGCTGCTGGGCTTCGATCTCTGACGCAGGCCCAACGCGACGTCGCGGCGCGTCAGGCACCTTTCGATGGGTGCCGTCGAGGTAGTGAGGCGCGCTGGCGGAGCTCTCAAGTGAGATGACGAGGCTTTTATCTGCGTCGACGAGGCTTTCTTGTCCCTCGCCGAGGCTTTCAGCTGAGATGACGAGGCCTTGAGGTGAGATGACGAGGCTTTGAAGTGAGATGTCGCACCTTCGAGGTGCGTCGTCGAGGTTTTACTGTGCGATGACGAGGCTTATCTGTGAGCCGACGAGGCTTTCAACCGCGTTGACGCTGTTCCAAGGTGCGACGACGGAGAAAAAAGCCTCGCGCGCAGTGTTCGGAGCTGCGACGACGAGGAGAATTTCTTCGTCATGGAACAATAAGACTCCCCCGGTGCACGTCGCCCGCGGGACAACGGAGATCCCCTCTGCCGGGCAGCCCTTCCCCGGGTGCGCTGCGCTTACCCGGGCTACACGGACTCCGTCAGCAACGGATGCGCCCGGGTCCACCGTCATGACGGCCACGGATCGTTCGCGAAGGTGGGCTGGGGGAGCGCAGCCTACGGGTCCTGATGGTCCGGTTCACGGGACGTGTGGGCCACCTTCGACGCATTCCGCGCTTCGCATCCGTACGCCTTCCCTGCACCTCACCCCACCGGCGCAAACCGCCGCACCGCCTGCCCGTCCACCATCACGTCCCCGCAGAACATCGCGTACGGCCGCACCCACAAGCCGCCTTCACCATACAGCGCGCGGTACACCACCACCGGCTCCAGCGTCTCGCTGTGCCGCGCCACCGCGACCACGTCGTAGTCGTTGCCCTTGTAGTGGCGGTAAAGGCCGGGCGTCAGTTCGGGGAGGGCGGGGAGTGTGGCCATGCGTGTCCCTTGTGAATGAGTAGGGTGGGCCTTGGCCCACCGTGTCGAACATGGTCCCCCAGTGGAGCCTCAATACCCCGCCGCCTGCCCATCCTTGCGGCTTTCGCTGGCGCCGTAGTACACGCCGGTCTCCGGGTCGCGCTTGATGGCCTGGTAGCCGCCGTAGGGGCCGAGGGCCCATTCGACGTGGTGGCCTTTGTCCATCAGCGCGCGGATGGTTTCGTAGGGGAAGCCGGACTCCAGCTGCACCACGCCGCCGTCGGACATGGCGGTGGCCTGGCCGGTGGGTTCGGTGGAACCGTCGTGCTGGATGCGTGGCGCGTCGCCGGCTTCCTGCAGGTTCATGCCGAAGTCGACCAGGTTCATCACGATCTGCACGTGGCCCTGCGGCTGCATGGCGCCGCCCATCAGGCCGAAGCTGATGTGCGGCTTGCCGTCCTTGGTGATGAAGGCGGGGATGATGGTGTGGAACGGGCGCTTGCCGGGCGCGTAGCTGTTGGGGTGGCCTTCCTTCAGCACGAACATCTCGCCGCGGTCCTGCAGGATGAAGCCCAGGCCCGGCGGCGTCATGCCGCTGCCCATGCCGCGGTAGTTGGACTGGATCAGCGAAACCATCATGCCGTCCTTGTCGGCGACGGTCATGTAGATGGTGTCGCCTTCGTCCAGTTCCTTCGGCGTGCCGGGCTGCACTTCGCGCAGCACCTTGTCGGGCGAGATGAGCTTGGCGCGATCGCGCGCGTAGGGCTTGGAGATCAGTCGCGCGACCGGTGCGGCCTGGAAGGCGGGATCGGCGTACCAGCGCGCGCGGTCGGCGAAGGCCAGCTTCTTGGCTTCGACGAACAGGTGCACGTGCTCGGCGCTGCCGAAGCGAATCCTGCTGAAGTCGTAGCCTTCCAGCACGTTGAGCATCTG includes the following:
- a CDS encoding ExeM/NucH family extracellular endonuclease, which gives rise to MTPSRSLLSLALLATLALPACAATPKERVTPIGQVQGDGTRSPLEGQTVTVEGVVTGAFVEGLRGFFLQDAGDGNATTSDALFVALEEGTPAPTVNAGDRVRVRGVVGERKAGGNDTLTALHAPGVQARGKGGIAPVVLTAQPDDWEPYEGMLVRIDAPLTLSGTDALGRFGELTTSFGGRLWQPTEIAAPGSADAKRIVADNARRTLVLDDGSAQRDPAGVWYVKDGQPLRTGTAVTGVQGIVDARHGGWRLQLTAAPTIAAPERPAAPQVAGNVRVAAFNLENLFNGDGQGGGFPTERGAKTAAQYQAQMQKLVGTIRGLNPDIAALMELENDGYGADSSLAQLVAALNAGGGTWRFIDAKQGPGPDTIRVGIIYRSDKVKPTGTPATLQEGPFGERSRSPLAQAFVRGKSAPFVVVANHFKSKGCSESSGADADQKDGAGCWNALRVASSQRLDAWLKTDPTRTRSDRVVMLGDFNAYAMEDPMRWLRDDAGWVDAFKQAGIAQPYSYVYSGLSGRLDHALLTPSLAKQLRGAAEWHINADEQDAQGYADGDPAVPYRSSDHDPLLLGFDL
- a CDS encoding DUF1653 domain-containing protein, with the translated sequence MATLPALPELTPGLYRHYKGNDYDVVAVARHSETLEPVVVYRALYGEGGLWVRPYAMFCGDVMVDGQAVRRFAPVG